One part of the Calypte anna isolate BGI_N300 chromosome 12, bCalAnn1_v1.p, whole genome shotgun sequence genome encodes these proteins:
- the GPR27 gene encoding probable G-protein coupled receptor 27: MANSSELGSSSSPHLPSAGGLLSASGLKLATLGLILCVSLAGNVLFAWLILKDRHLHRAPYYLLLDLCLADGLRSLACFPFVMLSVRSGAAWPHGPLSCKVLAFLAVLFCFHAAFLLFCVGVTRYMAIAHHRFYAKRMTGWTCLAVVCMVWTLSMAMAFPPVFDVGTYKFIREEEQCIFEHRYVKANDTLGFMLMLAAVIAATHLVYIKLLFFIHGHRKMKPAQLVPAISQNWTFHGPGATGQAAANWTAGFGRGPTPPTLVGIRQATHSQIKRLLVLEEFKMEKRLCKMFYMITLLFLLLWSPYIVACYLRVFIKASSIPQVYLTTSVWMTFAQAGVNPILCFIFNKELRVCLRAHFPCCQSIQSTQGTILCDLKSFGM; this comes from the coding sequence ATGGCGAACAGCAGcgagctggggagcagcagcagcccgCACCTGCCGAGCGCCGGCGGCCTGCTGAGCGCCTCCGGGCTGAAATTGGCCACCTTGGGCTTGATCCTTTGCGTCAGCCTGGCGGGCAACGTGCTCTTCGCCTGGCTCATCCTCAAGGACCGGCACCTGCACCGCGCCCCGTACTACCTGCTGCTGGACCTCTGCCTGGCCGACGGGCTCCGCTCCCTGGCCTGCTTCCCCTTCGTCATGCTGTCGGTTCGCAGCGGGGCCGCCTGGCCCCACGGGCCCCTCAGCTGCAAGGTGCTGGCTTTCCTGGCCGTGCTTTTCTGCTTCCACGCCGCCTTCCTGCTCTTCTGCGTGGGGGTGACTCGCTACATGGCCATCGCCCACCACCGCTTCTACGCCAAGCGTATGACGGGCTGGACCTGCCTGGCTGTGGTGTGCATGGTGTGGACCCTCTCCATGGCCATGGCTTTCCCCCCCGTCTTCGACGTGGGCACCTACAAGTTCATCCGGGAGGAGGAGCAGTGCATCTTCGAGCACCGCTACGTCAAGGCCAACGACACGCTGGGCTTCATGCTCATGCTGGCGGCTGTCATCGCTGCCACCCACCTGGTCTACATCAAGCTGCTCTTCTTCATCCACGGCCACCGTAAGATGAAGCCGGCCCAACTGGTCCCAGCTATCAGCCAGAACTGGACTTTCCACGGCCCGGGTGCCACCGGCCAAGCAGCCGCCAACTGGACGGCCGGTTTTGGCAGGGGGCCCACGCCACCCACCCTGGTGGGCATAAGGCAGGCCACCCACAGCCAGATCAagaggctgctggtgctggaggagtTTAAGATGGAGAAAAGGCTCTGCAAGATGTTCTACATGATCACCttgctcttcctgctgctctggtcCCCTTACATTGTGGCCTGCTACCTGCGGGTCTTCATTAAGGCCAGCTCCATCCCCCAAGTCTACCTGACCACCTCCGTCTGGATGACGTTTGCCCAGGCAGGGGTCAACCCCATCCTCTGCTTCATCTTCAACAAGGAGCTCAGGGTCTGTCTCCGAGCCCACTTCCCATGCTGCCAAAGCATCCAGAGCACCCAGGGCACCATCCTTTGCGATCTCAAGAGCTTTGGGATGTAG